A genomic stretch from Chitinophaga agri includes:
- the tnpC gene encoding IS66 family transposase, which translates to MLDKDKKGSTHRGYYWLYQDSINKLLVFDYQPGRGREGPAEMLKDFYGTLQTDAYSAYNSIVDTNNITLIHCLAHARRYFSDAIYSDRERAEYVLEQLQLVYQIERDSRALNHDNEKRAASRQKHSLPILKKLGSWMEDQYKQVLPQSPIGKALAYSIKRWDKLCAFVYDGKLHPDNNAAERSIRATVIGRKNYLFAGSHESAKRIAMLYSLIGTCKLHNINPSLWLKDVLMVINDHPINRIKELLPHIWITKQK; encoded by the coding sequence GTGCTCGACAAGGATAAGAAAGGGAGCACTCATCGGGGGTATTACTGGCTCTATCAGGATAGTATTAACAAGCTGCTTGTCTTTGATTATCAACCCGGGCGTGGCCGAGAAGGACCCGCAGAAATGCTGAAAGATTTTTATGGTACGCTGCAAACAGACGCTTACTCTGCATATAATAGCATCGTTGACACCAATAATATAACATTGATCCACTGTCTTGCTCATGCAAGAAGGTACTTCTCTGACGCTATTTACAGCGACCGAGAAAGAGCAGAATATGTATTGGAACAGTTACAGCTCGTCTATCAGATTGAACGCGATAGCAGGGCGTTAAATCACGACAATGAAAAACGAGCAGCTTCAAGACAGAAGCACTCCTTACCTATACTGAAGAAATTAGGAAGCTGGATGGAAGACCAATACAAGCAGGTACTTCCACAAAGCCCGATAGGAAAAGCCCTTGCCTATAGTATAAAACGCTGGGATAAACTCTGTGCCTTCGTGTATGATGGAAAGCTACATCCAGATAATAACGCGGCTGAGAGATCTATAAGAGCGACTGTTATAGGCCGAAAGAATTACCTCTTTGCCGGGAGCCATGAATCAGCAAAGCGAATTGCAATGCTCTACAGCCTGATCGGAACCTGTAAACTACATAACATTAATCCCAGCCTTTGGCTAAAGGACGTTTTAATGGTCATTAACGACCATCCCATCAACAGAATCAAAGAGCTCCTACCTCATATCTGGATCACGAAGCAAAAGTAA
- a CDS encoding NUDIX hydrolase: protein MAKKEFEAAHFDEQRYVKNVAVDNVIFGYHDRELKVLLQRPNFLSKWTVAGGYILKTESIEEAAHNIAFMRTGLKGLFLEQFRSFGNPARTKDEWQEIKKVFEGAGVTPPPDSWIQDYSVSIAFYTLTAFSLVKVQKAAIDEAIDWWPVSQLPAMLFDHALIVEEALKALRRDIYHYPIGYELLPEKFTLPEIHSLYETILGKALDNRNFTRKLMSTGIITKLDETRSIGAHRSPYLYKFEKKKYDAALKEGIFLGF, encoded by the coding sequence ATGGCCAAAAAGGAATTTGAAGCAGCTCATTTCGATGAACAACGCTATGTAAAGAATGTAGCAGTTGACAATGTGATTTTCGGGTACCATGACCGCGAACTGAAGGTCTTATTGCAACGGCCTAATTTCCTGTCAAAATGGACCGTAGCGGGCGGTTATATACTCAAAACAGAGTCGATTGAAGAAGCAGCCCATAACATCGCTTTTATGAGAACGGGGCTGAAAGGACTTTTCCTGGAGCAGTTCCGGTCATTTGGTAATCCTGCGCGCACGAAAGACGAATGGCAGGAGATAAAAAAAGTGTTTGAAGGGGCGGGCGTAACACCACCTCCTGATTCCTGGATTCAGGACTACAGTGTGTCGATTGCATTTTATACGCTCACAGCGTTTTCGCTGGTTAAGGTGCAAAAGGCAGCGATTGATGAGGCCATTGACTGGTGGCCGGTCTCTCAGTTACCCGCTATGTTGTTTGATCATGCGTTGATCGTAGAAGAAGCACTAAAGGCATTACGCCGCGATATTTATCATTATCCTATCGGCTATGAGCTCTTGCCTGAGAAGTTTACACTGCCTGAAATTCACAGCCTGTATGAGACTATTTTGGGTAAGGCCCTCGATAACCGCAACTTCACCAGGAAATTAATGTCAACCGGTATCATAACAAAGCTCGATGAAACGCGTAGTATTGGCGCACACCGGTCTCCCTATCTATATAAATTTGAGAAGAAGAAGTATGATGCTGCATTGAAGGAAGGTATCTTCCTGGGATTTTAA
- a CDS encoding MBL fold metallo-hydrolase produces the protein MKSVLTTLIIAGSLLCQAANAQNSFKVIPLGVKGGTDESNLSAYMIAPQGSDAYVCLDAGTVHYGINKAIQANLFQGSASEVLKKNIKGFLISHGHLDHLAGMIINSPDDNTKNIYGLDHCIDILKDKYFSWKSWANFANEGDKPALGKYQYTVLTPGAEAPLQNTDMQVTALPLSHSNPYQSTAFFVRYKDAYILYLGDTGADSIEHSDKIHLLWQQAAPLLKTKQLKGLFIEVSFANEQADRQLFGHLTPYWLMSELQDLASLAGADALKDFPVVITHIKPGGNREQVIPAQLKAYNPLHVQLIIPEQAKLLTF, from the coding sequence ATGAAATCTGTTTTAACTACACTCATTATAGCCGGCAGTCTGCTTTGTCAGGCGGCCAATGCCCAAAATTCATTTAAAGTAATACCCCTGGGAGTGAAAGGCGGCACCGACGAAAGTAATCTTTCGGCTTATATGATCGCCCCGCAGGGAAGTGACGCGTATGTCTGCCTGGACGCAGGTACTGTACACTATGGCATTAATAAGGCAATACAGGCCAATCTCTTCCAGGGGAGCGCTTCCGAAGTATTGAAGAAGAATATAAAGGGTTTCCTGATCTCCCATGGTCATCTGGATCACCTGGCGGGCATGATCATTAATTCGCCGGACGACAATACGAAGAACATCTACGGACTGGATCACTGTATCGATATTCTAAAGGATAAATACTTCAGCTGGAAAAGCTGGGCCAACTTTGCCAATGAAGGTGATAAACCAGCCCTTGGTAAATATCAGTATACCGTGCTGACGCCAGGTGCTGAAGCGCCGCTGCAAAACACGGATATGCAGGTAACGGCTTTGCCGCTCAGTCATTCCAACCCTTACCAGAGTACAGCCTTCTTCGTTAGATATAAAGATGCCTATATACTTTACCTGGGCGATACCGGAGCTGATTCGATAGAACATTCGGATAAAATACATCTGCTCTGGCAACAGGCAGCGCCATTGCTGAAGACAAAACAGTTAAAAGGTCTGTTCATTGAGGTGTCTTTTGCAAATGAACAGGCCGACCGGCAACTGTTCGGCCATCTTACGCCCTACTGGCTGATGTCTGAGCTGCAGGACCTGGCCTCACTTGCAGGGGCAGACGCGCTAAAGGATTTTCCGGTAGTGATCACACACATCAAACCTGGTGGCAACCGCGAACAGGTCATTCCTGCGCAGTTAAAGGCGTATAATCCCTTACATGTCCAGCTGATCATTCCCGAACAGGCTAAATTGCTCACTTTTTAA
- a CDS encoding DUF1963 domain-containing protein, protein MYWDQAQDAGYINKIPGYTDGIQGPMEVECQLVRNGLYCGNDWRLLLPIDRDDVGDFVRIYFWIGEQDLVGRNFETAGAFYSAFEAWVHFLKKILVI, encoded by the coding sequence GTGTATTGGGATCAGGCACAGGACGCGGGGTATATCAACAAAATACCTGGCTATACGGACGGTATACAGGGCCCCATGGAGGTGGAGTGCCAGCTGGTAAGAAACGGGCTTTATTGCGGGAATGACTGGAGATTATTGTTGCCAATTGATAGGGATGATGTGGGGGACTTCGTAAGGATCTACTTCTGGATAGGGGAACAGGATCTGGTGGGCCGGAATTTCGAGACTGCTGGTGCGTTTTACAGTGCTTTTGAGGCCTGGGTACATTTTTTAAAAAAAATATTGGTGATTTAA
- a CDS encoding IS66 family transposase — MSTSAEDNDYKQLYESAINKVEQLQHELNQLKKMIFGVRQERFIPADKNQLALDIPTEQSAAVCNVLDAKKVTYVKVVKQDATQARDSRHTIPSHLRREDVIIDPDHIPAGSKHIGTTETEVLEYKPAEIYVVRYIRNKYLLPSADETSSKIIVGPLPTLPVAKSMMGPGLLAQLVVEKICDHLPVHRQQQRLERDGIKLPYSTLSDGFAKTAALITPIYRALVTEVLNADYLQADETVCLEVT, encoded by the coding sequence ATGAGTACGTCAGCAGAAGATAATGATTACAAACAGCTCTATGAGTCTGCCATCAACAAGGTTGAGCAGCTGCAGCATGAATTGAATCAGCTCAAGAAGATGATTTTCGGAGTTCGTCAGGAGCGATTTATTCCCGCAGATAAGAATCAACTGGCACTCGATATTCCAACAGAACAATCTGCTGCTGTTTGCAACGTGTTAGATGCAAAGAAGGTGACTTATGTGAAAGTTGTAAAACAAGATGCGACTCAAGCCAGAGATAGCCGTCATACCATACCATCTCACTTACGAAGAGAAGATGTAATTATAGATCCAGACCATATACCAGCTGGTAGTAAACATATTGGCACCACTGAAACTGAAGTGCTGGAATACAAACCCGCTGAAATTTATGTAGTCCGTTACATCCGTAACAAGTACCTTCTCCCATCTGCGGATGAGACGTCGTCAAAAATTATTGTTGGACCTTTGCCAACATTACCAGTTGCAAAATCGATGATGGGGCCAGGCTTACTGGCTCAACTGGTTGTTGAGAAGATCTGCGATCATCTCCCCGTGCATCGCCAGCAACAACGTCTGGAAAGAGATGGCATAAAGCTACCATACTCAACGCTGAGTGATGGTTTTGCTAAGACAGCTGCGTTAATTACTCCTATTTACAGAGCGCTGGTAACAGAAGTACTCAACGCTGACTATTTGCAGGCTGATGAGACAGTGTGCCTTGAAGTAACATGA
- a CDS encoding ThuA domain-containing protein: protein MIRKDLSAFVLLSAFLTFGSICTNAQSLRVLVFSKTEGFRHSSITPGKAAFARMASEKNFAVDFTEDASLFKTPNLKRYNAVVFLNTTGDVLNEAQQQEFERYIQAGGGFLGIHAATDCEYDWPWYGRLAGAWFLDHPMPNNVQKGKFYVAEKNSFATREMPDTFEHTDEFYNFKQIDPGIHTLVKLDERSYTGGKNGDNHPISWYHDFDGGRSFYTNMGHTDETFSDPLFLKHLYAGLAYAMNADAPATLDYSKAKPEENRFTKVVLAEKLNEPMELTVLNDGRILFIERHGAVKLYNLKTKQLKTIATIPVSTKYKDREGKESEAEDGLLGLNKDPEFASNHWIYLYYSDPSKSQNILTRYTLNGDILDLKSKKVLLEIPTQREQCCHTGGSISWDAKGNLYLSTGDNTSPRATSYAPIDERELRAPWDAQKSSANTNDLRGKIIRIKPQADGSYTIPEDNLFAKGVAKTRPEIYIMGDRNPFRISVDKKSGFLYWGEIGPDANDPDSLGSPAGHDEINQARKAGNYGWPYFVGDNIAYPKVNFATNTANGKFDAAKPINTSPNNTGLTELPPAQKAFIWYPYGASKEFPLLGSGGRSAMAGPVFHSEDFSKSARPFPSYYDGKLLIYEWMRGWIMAVTLDKNGNYVSMERFMPGYKFSNPMDMEFADNGDLYMLEYGSGWFSANDDARLIRIEYNGGNRKPVIQLTPDKLGGAIPLQLHLSANGTTDPDGDTLQYVWKITAKNGYSKTMTGADANVTFSKAGLYKASLTVSDGKGAVATQSIELTAGNEAPGVSIDLGKNNKSFFTPGKTYKYHVDVKDREDGTLSGGRIKPTDILVNIDYVLPGQDNPVAETGHKAPVASSNYTRGLKLLTASDCRACHTDYKKSIGPAYFAVSKKYQGNNSALEQLVKKTISGGKGVWGDVAMPGHPQLSADDAAEMIRYILSLSKPKPVNKSLPVTGTYTAKIPAGDKGSGMFVFNATYTDKGSNGLPGITSIDSITLRNPVINPTKYDIVKDATKMSFSGNSFIIPTQSGSYIGLKNIDLTGITGIDLMAMAPKAQLNAAGGIIELHMDHPDGKLLGQTPFIGDAPGGSMFSSKPSQLPVTPTEGFHDIYLVFKNKDAAPGSSLMVVMNTTFKMAD, encoded by the coding sequence ATGATCAGGAAAGATCTATCGGCTTTTGTTCTTTTATCAGCTTTTTTAACTTTCGGATCGATTTGTACCAATGCCCAGTCGCTCCGCGTACTCGTATTCTCTAAAACAGAAGGTTTCAGGCATTCCTCTATCACTCCTGGTAAGGCCGCTTTTGCCAGGATGGCATCGGAGAAAAACTTCGCCGTAGATTTTACAGAAGACGCCTCACTTTTTAAAACTCCCAACTTAAAACGATATAATGCGGTCGTTTTTCTGAATACGACCGGTGATGTGCTGAATGAAGCACAGCAACAGGAATTCGAACGATATATACAGGCAGGTGGGGGCTTCCTGGGAATTCATGCAGCGACAGACTGCGAATATGACTGGCCGTGGTACGGCAGACTTGCCGGTGCGTGGTTCCTCGACCATCCCATGCCCAATAATGTGCAAAAGGGGAAATTCTACGTCGCGGAAAAGAACAGCTTTGCCACCAGGGAAATGCCTGATACATTTGAACATACAGACGAATTTTACAATTTCAAACAAATAGATCCGGGTATACATACCCTGGTTAAACTCGATGAAAGAAGCTATACCGGTGGTAAAAACGGTGACAATCACCCTATCAGCTGGTACCATGACTTCGACGGTGGTCGCTCGTTCTATACCAATATGGGACATACCGATGAAACTTTCTCTGATCCCCTGTTTTTAAAGCATCTCTATGCGGGGCTTGCATATGCTATGAATGCGGATGCTCCGGCCACCCTGGACTATTCAAAGGCAAAGCCGGAGGAAAACAGGTTTACCAAAGTCGTACTCGCGGAGAAGCTAAATGAACCAATGGAACTAACCGTACTAAACGACGGACGTATATTGTTCATCGAGCGTCATGGAGCCGTGAAGTTGTATAATCTTAAAACGAAACAGCTAAAAACCATTGCCACTATCCCGGTAAGTACTAAGTACAAAGACAGGGAAGGCAAAGAATCTGAGGCTGAAGATGGATTATTGGGATTGAATAAAGACCCTGAATTTGCATCCAATCACTGGATCTACCTGTATTACTCCGATCCGTCCAAATCACAGAACATCCTTACCAGATATACCCTGAATGGTGATATACTTGATCTGAAATCGAAAAAGGTACTGCTGGAAATACCTACCCAGCGGGAACAATGTTGTCATACCGGAGGGTCTATCAGCTGGGATGCCAAGGGGAACCTGTACTTGTCTACCGGAGATAATACCAGTCCACGGGCAACCAGCTATGCGCCTATTGATGAACGTGAGCTAAGAGCGCCCTGGGATGCGCAGAAATCGTCTGCGAACACAAATGATCTAAGGGGTAAAATTATACGTATCAAACCACAGGCTGATGGCTCTTATACCATCCCGGAAGACAACCTGTTTGCGAAAGGAGTAGCGAAGACACGCCCGGAAATTTATATCATGGGAGATCGAAATCCTTTCAGAATATCTGTAGATAAAAAATCCGGCTTTTTATACTGGGGAGAGATTGGTCCTGATGCGAACGACCCTGACTCGCTGGGTAGTCCTGCTGGTCATGACGAGATCAACCAGGCAAGAAAAGCGGGGAATTATGGCTGGCCTTACTTTGTAGGCGACAATATCGCCTACCCAAAAGTGAATTTCGCCACCAATACGGCCAACGGAAAGTTTGATGCCGCCAAACCGATCAATACCTCCCCCAATAATACAGGATTAACCGAGTTACCACCCGCACAGAAAGCTTTTATATGGTATCCCTATGGCGCATCAAAGGAATTTCCGCTATTAGGCAGTGGCGGAAGAAGTGCGATGGCTGGTCCGGTGTTCCATAGCGAGGATTTCAGCAAATCGGCGCGCCCCTTCCCTTCCTACTATGATGGAAAACTGCTGATATATGAATGGATGAGAGGATGGATCATGGCCGTAACCCTCGATAAGAACGGCAACTACGTCTCCATGGAAAGATTTATGCCGGGGTATAAATTCAGTAATCCGATGGATATGGAGTTCGCTGATAACGGAGACCTGTACATGCTGGAATACGGGTCAGGCTGGTTCTCTGCGAATGATGATGCCAGGCTTATTCGTATTGAATACAATGGCGGCAACAGAAAACCTGTGATCCAGCTGACACCGGACAAACTCGGTGGCGCTATTCCGCTACAGCTCCATCTTTCGGCCAATGGCACCACTGATCCGGATGGAGACACCCTTCAATATGTATGGAAAATAACCGCTAAAAATGGCTATAGCAAAACAATGACTGGTGCTGACGCCAATGTCACCTTTTCAAAAGCGGGTTTGTATAAGGCGAGCCTGACCGTCTCTGATGGAAAGGGCGCTGTGGCCACACAGTCTATTGAATTAACAGCAGGTAATGAAGCCCCTGGCGTTAGCATTGACCTTGGCAAAAACAATAAAAGCTTCTTTACGCCTGGCAAAACATACAAGTATCACGTAGATGTGAAAGACAGGGAAGATGGCACCTTATCAGGAGGCAGGATCAAACCCACAGATATACTCGTTAATATAGACTATGTGTTACCCGGACAGGACAATCCTGTTGCAGAGACAGGACACAAGGCGCCTGTTGCTTCATCTAATTACACCAGAGGGCTCAAATTGCTGACGGCCAGTGATTGCAGGGCTTGTCATACTGATTATAAGAAGTCAATAGGCCCCGCTTATTTTGCCGTGTCCAAAAAATATCAGGGAAATAACAGCGCACTTGAGCAACTGGTGAAGAAGACGATAAGCGGCGGTAAAGGTGTTTGGGGAGATGTGGCCATGCCAGGACACCCACAGTTGTCAGCCGACGACGCCGCGGAAATGATCAGGTATATCCTCAGTTTGTCGAAACCGAAGCCTGTTAATAAATCACTTCCTGTTACCGGTACCTACACGGCCAAAATACCCGCAGGCGATAAGGGCAGTGGCATGTTCGTATTTAATGCCACCTATACGGATAAAGGTAGTAATGGCTTGCCAGGTATAACATCCATCGATTCGATCACGTTACGGAATCCGGTTATCAATCCGACGAAATACGACATTGTAAAAGATGCAACCAAGATGAGTTTTAGTGGCAACAGCTTTATCATACCTACACAGTCGGGAAGTTATATCGGATTAAAAAATATTGACCTCACAGGCATAACAGGAATAGACCTCATGGCAATGGCCCCTAAAGCACAGCTCAATGCAGCTGGTGGTATCATTGAACTGCATATGGACCATCCGGATGGTAAATTACTGGGACAGACACCGTTCATAGGAGACGCCCCTGGTGGATCTATGTTCAGCAGCAAGCCATCACAGTTACCAGTGACACCAACAGAAGGATTTCACGACATTTATCTTGTATTCAAAAACAAAGATGCAGCACCGGGTTCATCGCTGATGGTAGTCATGAATACCACCTTTAAAATGGCAGATTAA
- a CDS encoding KUP/HAK/KT family potassium transporter — translation MSNDKAAHHSPDQFKWGGVLLAIGIVFGDLGTSPLYTFKAIIGNRQISETLVMGGVSAVCWTLFFQTTLKYVFITMRADNNGEGGIFSLYALIRRYGKWVLWPAIIGGSFMIADSLITPPVSVTSAMEGLLVLNPDIPIMPITIVILIILFLLQQSGTSRIGVFFGPAMVIWFSMIAILGISNLVGNLYVLKAINPMYAYRMVVEYPGGLWVLGGVFLCTTGAEALYADMGHVGRRNIQVAWVFIKVALLLCYFGEAALLLKYNGQHLDVVDAFYGLVPKKLLIPAIVVATAATIIASQALISGTFTLFNEAIRLNVWPRLRIEFPSDMRGQVYVPTVNWLLMVGCIAMVIHFKASSNMEAAFGLSVTLTMLMTTILLSIYLYTHRVPKLVVLLVSLLFGWIEITFLVANLSKFAHGGWITLLIGLVLISIMYVWYAGRRFKIRYRQLIDIKRYVPVLKRLSNDTDIPKYATHLVYLTIADTPERVEERVIDSILHHQPKRADLYWFLHVDVDDKPYTASYISHVIEKDEIIHIRFKLGFRVVPRINILFKKVVAEMRKTSEITIENKYFDPETGNLLGDFRFVILKSFLSVENNLSLWDNIVMRIHFLLDYLSLPDDKAYGLDYNNVVIERTPLVLGKTENITLKREFEG, via the coding sequence ATGAGCAATGATAAGGCAGCGCATCATAGCCCTGATCAGTTTAAGTGGGGCGGCGTATTATTAGCGATAGGAATTGTATTCGGAGATCTTGGTACTTCTCCTTTATATACCTTTAAAGCCATCATCGGTAACAGACAAATATCTGAGACACTGGTGATGGGCGGTGTATCTGCTGTATGCTGGACATTGTTCTTCCAGACGACCCTGAAGTATGTCTTTATCACCATGCGGGCAGATAATAACGGAGAAGGCGGCATCTTTTCGCTGTATGCCCTGATCCGAAGATATGGGAAATGGGTTTTATGGCCCGCTATTATTGGTGGCAGCTTTATGATTGCCGATAGTCTTATTACGCCGCCGGTATCTGTTACGTCTGCCATGGAAGGATTGCTTGTATTAAACCCTGATATACCGATCATGCCGATCACGATCGTTATTCTCATCATTTTGTTTCTTCTCCAGCAGTCTGGTACCAGCCGTATTGGTGTATTCTTCGGACCAGCCATGGTGATCTGGTTCAGTATGATTGCCATATTGGGTATTAGTAATCTGGTGGGGAACCTGTATGTGCTGAAAGCGATCAATCCGATGTATGCTTATCGGATGGTGGTGGAATACCCCGGCGGACTATGGGTATTGGGTGGCGTTTTCCTGTGTACAACGGGAGCGGAAGCGCTATATGCGGATATGGGACATGTAGGCCGCCGTAATATACAGGTGGCCTGGGTATTTATCAAAGTGGCCCTTTTACTGTGTTATTTCGGCGAAGCGGCCTTATTGCTGAAGTATAACGGTCAGCACCTGGATGTGGTGGATGCCTTCTATGGACTGGTCCCTAAAAAGCTCCTGATCCCTGCCATTGTGGTGGCGACGGCTGCCACTATTATTGCCAGCCAGGCACTGATCTCGGGGACATTCACTCTGTTCAATGAAGCGATCAGGCTAAACGTCTGGCCACGGCTGCGTATTGAGTTCCCGTCCGACATGCGCGGACAGGTATATGTACCTACCGTGAACTGGCTGCTGATGGTTGGCTGTATTGCCATGGTCATCCATTTTAAAGCATCCTCCAACATGGAAGCGGCTTTCGGTCTGTCAGTAACACTCACCATGTTGATGACCACTATCCTGTTAAGTATCTACCTGTATACGCATCGTGTTCCGAAGCTGGTTGTACTCCTGGTATCCCTCTTATTTGGATGGATCGAAATAACCTTCCTTGTGGCCAATCTTAGCAAATTTGCACATGGTGGCTGGATCACATTGCTGATAGGACTGGTATTGATCAGCATCATGTATGTATGGTATGCCGGAAGAAGGTTCAAGATCCGTTACCGACAGCTTATTGATATCAAAAGATATGTGCCTGTACTGAAGCGGCTCAGTAATGATACAGATATTCCTAAGTACGCTACACACCTGGTATATCTTACTATTGCGGATACACCTGAGCGTGTCGAAGAGCGTGTCATTGACTCCATCCTGCATCATCAGCCTAAAAGAGCAGATCTCTACTGGTTCCTGCATGTGGACGTAGATGATAAACCTTATACGGCCAGTTATATCTCACATGTGATCGAGAAGGACGAGATCATACATATCCGTTTTAAACTAGGTTTCAGAGTAGTACCCCGCATTAATATATTATTCAAAAAAGTGGTCGCGGAAATGAGGAAGACCAGCGAGATCACTATTGAAAACAAATACTTCGATCCGGAAACCGGCAATCTGCTCGGAGACTTCCGCTTCGTGATCCTGAAGAGTTTTCTCTCCGTCGAAAACAATCTTTCCCTCTGGGATAATATCGTCATGAGAATACATTTCCTGCTGGATTATCTGAGCCTGCCGGATGATAAAGCATACGGTCTCGACTACAATAACGTGGTCATTGAACGTACACCTCTTGTGCTCGGAAAGACGGAAAACATTACCCTGAAACGGGAATTTGAAGGCTGA
- a CDS encoding Imm10 family immunity protein, translating to MNTFNFKAKVATAEKNDQDGFFMVGLADDMYDFENYILLQKSFAYSEQDKEMGMDGPYFELNGQENAAYNVCTQVILRNEEIIFVLDTTVTEDLERVVVDISDVEEEIGFREYLLEIMGDRLLNELQ from the coding sequence ATGAATACATTTAATTTTAAGGCAAAAGTAGCAACGGCAGAGAAAAACGATCAGGACGGATTCTTTATGGTAGGACTGGCAGATGATATGTATGATTTTGAAAACTATATTTTGCTGCAGAAATCATTTGCCTATAGCGAGCAGGATAAGGAAATGGGCATGGACGGTCCTTATTTCGAGCTGAACGGGCAGGAAAATGCGGCCTATAATGTCTGCACACAGGTTATTCTCAGGAACGAAGAGATCATATTTGTCCTGGATACTACTGTTACAGAAGACCTGGAAAGGGTGGTCGTTGATATTTCAGATGTGGAGGAGGAGATCGGTTTCAGAGAATATTTACTGGAAATAATGGGAGACCGCCTACTGAATGAATTGCAGTAA
- the ltrA gene encoding group II intron reverse transcriptase/maturase codes for MIDYYETKQHPVTKKMVLDAYKKVKENNASGGIDGESIEDFSIDASKNLYRIWNRMTSGCYYPPVVKSVEIPKKSGGVRILGIPTISDRIAQQVVKNYLEPIVEGSFHEDSYGYRPGKNAHQALEKATARCGYYSWVVDIDIRAFFDSIDHELLLKAIEWYTKEKWILMYIKRWLKAGIMCNGEVRRGEKGTPQGGVISPLLANIFLHFVFDKWMEKNHSNMPFERYCDDAIIHCTTEKQANFIKGAITRRMIDCRLMLNEEKTRIVYCKNHIHTEAHRSVSFDFLGYTFRPLGRPTKNGWKLMYFPCMSDSSKKAVRQKVREVVRRRFQGTILNIARILNPKIRGWYQYYCVYSKWTTHGLWYWLNLKLVRWIMENRKLGKGRAHRWLVRVYETNPRLFEHWSFIRPY; via the coding sequence ATGATTGATTATTATGAAACAAAGCAACATCCGGTGACCAAGAAAATGGTACTGGATGCTTACAAGAAAGTAAAGGAAAATAATGCAAGTGGTGGAATCGACGGAGAAAGTATAGAAGATTTTTCGATTGATGCGTCAAAGAATCTATACCGGATTTGGAACAGAATGACATCTGGATGTTATTACCCGCCAGTTGTGAAAAGCGTTGAAATTCCAAAGAAATCTGGCGGTGTGCGTATTCTTGGCATACCTACAATATCAGATCGCATAGCTCAACAGGTTGTGAAAAATTATCTTGAACCTATCGTGGAAGGCAGCTTCCATGAGGATAGTTATGGATATCGTCCCGGTAAGAATGCACATCAGGCCTTGGAGAAAGCCACTGCACGGTGTGGTTATTATAGTTGGGTGGTTGATATTGATATTCGAGCGTTTTTTGATAGTATAGATCACGAACTGTTGTTGAAGGCAATCGAGTGGTATACAAAAGAGAAATGGATTCTAATGTATATTAAGCGATGGCTTAAGGCTGGAATTATGTGTAACGGAGAAGTTAGACGTGGGGAAAAGGGCACTCCTCAGGGAGGAGTAATAAGCCCGCTACTAGCTAACATCTTCCTTCACTTTGTATTTGATAAATGGATGGAAAAGAATCACTCAAACATGCCTTTTGAACGGTATTGTGACGATGCAATTATACACTGTACGACAGAAAAACAGGCAAATTTCATCAAAGGTGCAATTACCAGGAGGATGATAGATTGTCGGTTGATGCTGAATGAGGAAAAGACGCGTATAGTTTACTGCAAAAATCATATACATACTGAAGCACATCGAAGTGTAAGCTTTGACTTTCTGGGTTATACTTTTCGACCATTAGGCAGACCAACTAAGAATGGCTGGAAACTTATGTATTTTCCGTGTATGAGTGACTCGTCTAAAAAAGCAGTTAGGCAAAAAGTGAGAGAGGTAGTAAGAAGACGTTTCCAAGGCACGATTTTGAACATCGCAAGGATACTAAACCCTAAAATCAGGGGATGGTATCAGTATTATTGTGTATACTCAAAGTGGACAACACATGGATTGTGGTACTGGCTAAATCTAAAATTGGTAAGATGGATAATGGAAAATAGAAAGCTTGGAAAGGGACGGGCGCATAGATGGCTTGTAAGAGTCTACGAAACCAATCCCCGATTATTTGAACACTGGTCATTTATTCGCCCATATTAA